Proteins encoded in a region of the Spiroplasma endosymbiont of Amphimallon solstitiale genome:
- a CDS encoding IS256 family transposase: MAKKQNINNNDPISKAVDLLLENTEDLTTVFKEGGLYKELTKRLVEKMLNSEMQNYLGYEKNQHSNTENARNGTSSKKLITQQGKIEIDVPRDRNSDFTPVIVAKRQRRFDGFDQQVLSLYAKGMTLSDIRMQLQELYHGADISESVISQITDDVIDDVKTWQNRPLESVYPIVYFDCIVVKVRQDKRIINKSVYIALGVDLEGKKDVLGLWISENEGAKFWLANFTEMKNRGLNDILIACSDNLTGMSEAIQAVYPKTEHQLCIVHQIRNSLKYVSYKHRKTLVTDLKPIYSACSEEQAMQALESFESKWNKQYPQIAKSWYKNWENLMIFISYPAEIKRVIYTTNAIESVNSQLRKVIRNKKAFPNDMSVFKIFYLAIENITKKWTLPIQNWNTAIAHFMIKFEDRINLN; the protein is encoded by the coding sequence ATGGCTAAAAAACAAAATATTAATAATAATGATCCAATATCAAAAGCAGTAGATTTATTATTAGAAAATACTGAAGATTTAACAACAGTTTTTAAAGAAGGGGGTTTATATAAAGAATTAACAAAACGTTTAGTTGAAAAAATGTTGAATTCTGAAATGCAAAATTATTTAGGATATGAAAAAAATCAACATAGTAATACTGAAAATGCTCGTAATGGTACAAGTTCAAAAAAATTAATAACTCAACAAGGTAAAATTGAGATTGATGTACCAAGAGATCGCAATAGTGATTTTACTCCTGTAATAGTTGCAAAAAGACAGCGAAGATTTGATGGTTTTGATCAACAAGTGCTTTCACTATATGCAAAAGGTATGACTCTATCTGACATTAGAATGCAGTTACAAGAGTTATATCATGGTGCTGATATTAGTGAAAGTGTTATTAGTCAAATTACTGATGATGTTATTGATGATGTCAAAACATGACAAAATCGACCATTAGAAAGCGTTTATCCGATTGTTTATTTTGATTGTATAGTAGTTAAAGTTCGACAAGATAAACGGATTATTAATAAATCAGTTTATATAGCATTAGGAGTTGATTTAGAAGGTAAAAAAGATGTTTTAGGCTTATGAATTAGTGAAAATGAAGGTGCTAAATTTTGATTAGCTAATTTCACAGAAATGAAAAATCGAGGCTTAAATGATATTTTGATTGCTTGTAGTGATAATTTAACAGGCATGTCAGAAGCAATACAAGCAGTTTATCCTAAAACAGAACATCAATTATGCATTGTTCATCAAATTCGAAATAGTTTAAAATATGTTTCATACAAACATCGAAAAACTCTAGTTACAGATTTAAAACCAATTTATAGTGCATGTAGTGAAGAACAAGCAATGCAAGCTTTAGAATCATTTGAAAGTAAATGAAATAAACAATATCCCCAAATTGCTAAATCTTGATATAAAAATTGAGAAAATTTGATGATTTTTATTAGTTATCCTGCAGAAATCAAAAGAGTAATTTATACAACAAATGCTATTGAATCTGTTAATAGTCAATTACGAAAAGTTATTAGAAACAAAAAAGCTTTTCCTAATGATATGTCAGTTTTTAAAATATTTTATTTAGCAATTGAAAATATAACAAAAAAATGAACATTGCCTATTCAAAATTGAAATACAGCAATTGCTCATTTTATGATAAAATTTGAAGACAGAATTAATCTGAACTAG
- a CDS encoding IS30 family transposase: MYKYLTIESIIAIKEYKSYGFSIRKIAKAIDYSKSTVHRVCRLLNQNLLPLEILNKIQKNKQNAGRKLIILTLIEINTINHLLITKNYALDIIANFLKENKIKSISTKTLYNMFKTNRMGFDENNLLRKGKNKPHKQKETRGRINNCKSIHERNLIIPNIKNIEEFGHLEGDTIIGKDHKSSIITLADIWSKTTIPLATKNNKLENITKSIIKFISKLQKGTVKTITFDRGKEFSKWKLIEKNCNVKIYFADPGKPCQRGLNENNNGILRRYLPKSTDLSSYKQKDLNTIAFQINSTPRKSLSYKRPGNV, translated from the coding sequence ATGTATAAGTATCTGACTATTGAATCAATAATAGCAATAAAAGAATATAAAAGTTATGGATTTTCGATTCGTAAAATAGCAAAAGCCATTGATTATAGTAAATCAACTGTACATAGAGTTTGTAGATTATTAAATCAAAACTTATTACCATTAGAAATATTGAATAAAATTCAAAAAAATAAACAAAATGCAGGTAGAAAATTAATAATTTTAACTTTAATAGAAATTAATACTATTAATCATTTGTTAATTACTAAAAATTATGCTCTTGATATAATTGCTAATTTTTTAAAGGAAAATAAAATAAAAAGTATTTCAACAAAAACTTTATATAACATGTTTAAAACAAATCGAATGGGTTTTGATGAAAATAACTTATTGAGAAAAGGAAAAAATAAACCTCACAAACAAAAAGAAACTAGGGGCAGAATTAATAATTGTAAGTCTATTCATGAAAGAAATTTAATCATTCCTAATATTAAAAATATAGAAGAATTTGGTCATTTAGAGGGTGATACTATCATTGGTAAAGATCATAAAAGTTCTATTATTACTTTAGCTGATATATGATCAAAAACCACAATTCCTTTAGCAACTAAAAATAATAAATTAGAAAATATTACAAAAAGTATAATAAAATTTATTTCAAAGTTACAAAAAGGAACAGTTAAAACTATTACTTTTGATCGTGGTAAAGAATTTAGTAAATGAAAATTAATCGAAAAAAATTGTAATGTTAAGATTTATTTTGCAGATCCTGGTAAACCTTGTCAAAGAGGTTTAAATGAAAATAATAATGGTATTTTAAGAAGATATTTACCAAAATCTACAGATCTATCTTCATATAAACAAAAAGATTTAAATACTATAGCATTTCAAATTAATTCTACACCCAGAAAATCACTATCTTATAAAAGACCAGGCAATGTTTAG